In the genome of Triticum urartu cultivar G1812 chromosome 5, Tu2.1, whole genome shotgun sequence, one region contains:
- the LOC125510483 gene encoding probable E3 ubiquitin-protein ligase BAH1-like 1: MKFGSIYEEYLREEQDKYLAKCSHVEYKRLKKVLKRCRLDRSLQADGTNGDQQEDRSDDSSDACDCNSCTLCDQMFFTELTKEASDIAGYFSSRVQHLLNLHVPSGLQRYIWRVRQCFIDDQQIMVQEGRLLVNYVTMNAIAIRKILKKYDKVHGSVSGRDFKSKMQTEHTELLQSPWLIELGAFHLNCDSSDIDEPVGFFKNGFFKNFSCDFTGTQPVMTMAISETIKYDYSLTCPICLDTLFNPYAFSCGHLFCKGCACGAASVYIFHGVRSAPPEAKCPVCREVGVFAHAVHMNELDLLIKTRCKDYWRCRLREERSEMVKQSKEYWESQAMLSMGI; this comes from the exons ATGAAGTTTGGTTCAATATATGAGGAATACCTCAGGGAAGAGCAGGACAAATATCTTGCTAAATGCTCCCATGTAGAGTACAAACGTCTGAAGAAGGTATTGAAGCGATGCCGACTTGATCGCTCATTGCAAGCAGATGGCACCAACGGTGACCAGCAGGAGGACAGGAGTGACGATTCTTCAGATGCTTGCGACTGCAATTCTTGCACAT TGTGTGATCAGATGTTCTTTACAGAACTCACCAAGGAGGCTTCAGATATAGCTGGCTATTTCAGCTCTAGAGTGCAGCATCTTCTAAATCTTCATGTTCCTTCAGGATTGCAACGGTATATATGGCGCGTACGTCAATGCTTCATAGATGATCAACAAATCATGGTTCAAGAAGGCAGACTGCTAGTCAACTATGTGACTATGAATGCTATTGCTATTCGCAAAATTCTCAAGAAATATGACAAA GTACATGGCTCTGTCAGCGGTAGAGATTTCAAAAGCAAGATGCAAACTGAGCATACCGAATTGTTACAGTCACCTTGGCTGATCGAACTGGGTGCTTTCCATCTGAACTGTGATAGTTCAGATATTGATGAACCTGTAGGGTTCTTCAAGAACGGATTCTTCAAGAATTTTTCCTGTGACTTTACAGGAACACAGCCAGTAATGACAATGGCCATTTCTGAAACTATCAAGTATGACTACAGTCTAACTTGTCCAATTTGCTTG GACACCTTATTCAATCCATATGCTTTTAGCTGCGGTCACCTGTTCTGCAAAGGCTGTGCCTGTGGTGCTGCATCCGTGTACATCTTCCATGGTGTTAGGAGCGCGCCTCCAGAGGCCAAGTGTCCTGTATGCCGAGAG GTCGGTGTCTTTGCCCATGCCGTGCATATGAACGAACTTGACTTGCTCATCAAAACCAG GTGCAAAGATTACTGGAGATGCAGGCTACGCGAGGAGCGGAGCGAGATGGTGAAGCAATCCAAAGAATACTGGGAGTCCCAGGCCATGCTTTCGATGGGCATCTGA